AATATtgcactgtacattaactatctgaaataaaaattaaaaaaaaaagaaaaagaacgtgACTCATTTTTACCCTTTGGTGCAAAAATGTGGAAGCCTCATGGTCACTGACTCACTGGTTATAGACAGGGGCAGCGTCactatcttctccctttcctgtgcATGGTCAGGAGACTGGCACAGACGTAGTGGGCTTCGGGTTGTTCAGGAGCTCCCCAGCACACTGATTTCAAGTTTATACTTTAACATTTCCCATTTCAGTCATTTGATCCATGTTTTTAGTTGAAAACATAAACAGTGGATGTAAAATGGTACCAGATTTATTATATTCTGCAAGAGAGAGATGCAGGATggcacaatttttctgtaaaagcaTTTGGCAATGCATCTCTAAAGATTTAGACAGCTGCATTCCTTTCCCCAACAACTCCACTCTGTGACTAACAGCAGAAAATGCTGAATACATCAGGATATGTCCATCTagtagaatactatgcagctatttGAGATGATGTAGAAAACACATAAGAGTGTGGAAAAGATTCACAGTATatttctaaggggaaaaaaaggtctgGTTTCTATTAGTGGTGAGCTAGGTTATTTGGATGATGAGCTTTCTCACTGCAGACAACTATTAGAAAtgaggaataaaatattaaaagcaaataagcaagagtttttaaaatgacaagaaattGCTAAGCAGATAATAAGGAAATTTAAGAACCCCAAAGCAAAACATAACAAGAagccagagaggttaagtggctaAGTTTTGCCCAGAGGATGTTTGCTGGTTCAGACTAAACTCAGCAGAAGAACAGAGCTGCATTTTCTTACGAGGATCTAGAGGCCAAAGCTTAGGCCCATCAGTGATGCTGATCTAATGGGGGTCCTACCCACAGGAATTAGAGATCCTAGGAGAGCACTTTCTGAAAGTAAGCCCTCCCGTATCACCCAATGCTAAGAGTCTGTACACAGAGTTGCCTTGGTGCTAACCAGAAttggaaaagggggaagaaatccACTACTGAGAGACTGTAACTATGGGCTGGTCCCTTGCACAAAGTGCCATCACTGGAGTGACCCAAGAATACATGAGCAATGTATTTCAAGTGGCCCCAGATCGGTAGCTACCCCCTAAAGCAGAACCAAAAGCAAGCCTTCCCTGAAGGAAAACACTTTCATTTAGGTCTTAGGGTTCATGAAAATCAGTTTTGAGGAACTGTGAACAATGTACACAGGGTCAAAGAAAATCACACatccaaagaaacaaatagaGTAGGACCCAGACAGATACCAAAGAGCTggataatcattcattcattccacattcAATGCATATTAATCATCAGACACTGTTCTAAAGGCAAAGATGTAACAGTgagtaaaaaagataaatattcatGTCCTTATGAAGCTCATGGGGGAAAACAGAcaacaaataataaatgcaaagtaCAAGTAAATTATAAAGTGTATTGATGGCTACAGgtgctaaagaaaaaataagaagggCAGGATTCCCTCCTAAGGTCAGGAGTGTCAGGTGGTGAATTTAAATGGGGCTTATTGAGAAGGTGACACTTGAAGAAAGACCTGAAGAAGGAGATGGAGTGAGCCATGCAGATATATGGAATAAGAGCATTCCAGAAGAAGGAAGACCCAATGCAAAGACAGGTGCAGTGGCAAGCTCAAGAAGCAGCCAGGAGaccaggggcaggaagagagggagatgaagccaGGTCCCAATAAATCTGCTGACCCTGAGAACAGCCACTCAGAGGTCACACCCATTGTCACAAAGGTTCTCAATCAGGAAGGAGATGGGTTTGTTGGTTAGTTGATTGGTTGGCTGGTTTTATTAACCCCTTCTCACTCccagggaacatttggcaatgtctggagacagcTTGGGTTGTTTACAACTGTGGGGGGGACTGCTAATGGCATCTACTTAGCTTATGGCATCTAATTATCCAGGAATGCTGCTGAACATCCTACAAAGTTCAGAatagcccccacaacaaagaattatacCATCCAAAAATTTCAAGAGTGCCAAAGTTGAGAAACCCTGACTTAGACATACAAGTGCAGAGGTCAAGAAAGCAGTTGGATACACAAGTCCGGAGCTCAAGAGAGAAGTCTGGGAAggagatataaatttggaaatCTCCAACAATTAGATGGTGTCCAAAGCCTTGGGGCTGAATGAAATCACCAAGGGAGTGAGTGTAGAAGGGGAAGAGGGTCAGGGGTGCTCCTACATGAAGAAGTCAGGGAGAAGGGGCTGAAGGaggtgagaagagagaagagggagggctgAGGATGAGGACTTGGGGTTTGGGAAAGAGGGGAGATGTGAGATAAAGCCACCTGCAAGAGTGGCAGAGAAAACACCAGGGAAGTCCATTCAGTGGCAGGAAAGgtgaagaatttaaaatgagGCCAGTCATTCAGCAACATGGATGCAGGGACCAAGTTCCTAGAGACTTGGACTTAACCAGTGTGACAGCCTTGCTAGACAGGTAAGATGAGCCCCCTGGGCAGGGACTGCGGACGTGTGCAGGGGGAAACTCTAAAGTGACCAGGACCTGAAGCTCCGTGAGGAAGGAAAACATCAGAAAGTCAGAGGCACTGAAAAGGAGGTCAGATCCATGGATTAGGGATGGGGAGGACagaaaaattgggggggggggttagggtGCTAGGGTGAGCGAAACAGAAGATTAGGAGAGGGTGAGAAGAATGGGTTGCCTGCAGTTGAGACTGTGGAGGGTTAAAATGATTGGTCTTGAGAAACTCTAAGgagtgtaaaaaacaaaaaaacaacaaagccaAGAAACCCATTcgaacaaacaaaacaattctAAAGAGCCAGTGTGGCTGAGGCAGAGGAGAATTCAAGAAACTGAAAAGCCAGGTTGTTGGAAGATCACGCACAGGTGTGTTAAAATCATGACAGGCGCTTTGGAGAGAGTGGGGGCACGAAGGAGCTGAAATCATCCAGAAACGATTGGGAGGAACGGAGGGGCCACTGGAGGATGGCAACAAGGCCAAGAGAAGCTCATAACACTatagacagggagagacacagcccCACATCTGCACATATGTCCTACAATAAAAACCTATTACTCCTCCaacataaatatagaaagaattattGTAAAACTCGTAGGGCCATCTCAAACAGTCTTTGGAAAGAGCCAGACATAGATGAGCATACGCAcatgcgcacgcgcgcgcacacacacacacacacacacacacacacacacacatccacatcTGATCTGAGTCTTTGATACAGATGCTCCAATGAGTTACATGCATCAGAATAAAGGTGttgaaaatagcaaaaaatttacaaataaaaaagcagCACTAATGGGGGTATAAAGTGAATGTTCTATTAAAAATTGTGAAGCTGGAGAATATAGTTCCGTATTAATAAATAACAACGTCTACTCTATCTACTTCagattcaaattattatttttctgagctctgcatttaaaaaaaaaaaacagaattgtgAATTTTATTGGTGAGTAAACAATGCCACATCTGAATGTCTTTCCTCCTGAGAACATTATCGTAGATCCTTTGAAAACAGCAAATTAGGAAAACAtttaattcttccattttctatAGCACAATCCTttgggggaggtagggagagagaggagaaaagaaagaaacagaaagagtttGCTTTCAGGTTTTATCTATCCCTCTGGGTAAGCCAAATTCTTATGGTCTTTTAAAGCTTTAGATTTTGCCTAATACCAACCTTCTATGTTTTCTCCTTTCATCAGTGGGCCTTGACCTACCCTCAATAACCCCTAAAagcaagaagagaagaaacagaagggcAGTAAACAGTGGTGCAGAATGAGGAAGGAGGATCCTGCCCTGGGGGTGGCCAGAATGATTTCACATGTAGCACGGTTACCCGATACTGAGCCATAAAAGTCAGCATAATTTAGTGTTTGTATTCATCCACTGAAGCAAACAGGATAAGATTTACCCAATGAACATTTATCACTCTGCCCTGTTTCAAAGCCATAATTTGCAAAACAGTAGGAAGGGTTTCCGTGTTGGCTATGACAGGCTCATCCTGCTGAAAATGTCTTGTCCATCTTCACAACCACAGCCCTTGCATATAATTCAACCTCCGGTGGCAATGCATTTCTTCTCAGGTTATCACAATATTCTGATAAAGTTGTAGGGGTTGATACTATTACTAGCTTCTTTATAAATGGGAGGCCTGGGCCTTGTGGGTGgcgctgtcagttaagcatctgcttttggctcaggtcatgatcccagagtcctggggtttgagccctgcatggggctccctgctcagtgggcattctgcttctccctctgagcctcccctACTCATgttttcttactctctctctctctctctctctcaaataaataaatgaaatctttaataaatggGAGGCCTCAAGTCCCCAGTCCCAAAGGCCAAGTCACAagtctctctctgccagccttcCACAGTGTTATGCCCCTCCCTTGAACACCTCTCTTTATATACCCCCGAACTCTGCCGCTCGCTCATAGCCAGAGGCGTTCTGGACAAGGCACCAAATTGGGCTCAGAAACCCTCAGTTAAAAGTACTGCCTTACCTACCTATCTACGTGCTTCTGAACAAGTGACTTGGTATCTACTCACCATGGTTTTCACATAAAAAATGGGGGTAACATCTGTTCTGCCTATTTCAGAATGCTGGGGAAGAACAACTATGAGAATACGTGGGGAAACTCATAGTAAGCTATTAAGAGCCACATAAATGTCATGTATTATTCAAGGTCCGGCTTGGGTCCTACTTAATCCTGGGAGCCTTCCAGCTTTTCAACTCAGCCTACACTGAATACCCCTGGCATTTCCTGCCATGCTATTTATCTTAGCACTTGATATATTTGTTCTTGTATTCTTACTCAAATACTCCCCAGTCAGGAACATCTTCCCTGCACAGAACCTAGCCCGGGACTGGAAGCACAGCGGTGCTCTTATTTCCAGTGTTATGAATGAACTGGCAGAGCAGAGCGTAGAATGTGACCTTCCTGGTACCGCAGGGCTCACTTCtacaagacatttttaaaaagctttccctATGGTATCTGGTTATATTCACACTCTAATTAAAGGGCACTACTTACtggaaacattttctctttggaagaaCAGGGTACACTGTATGAACTGCCTGAGGAAACAGAAGTATGGCCCAAGCACAGATAAGTTTCCAGAAGCTCCCCCAAGTCAGGGGAATCCCTCCAAGAGTGCCTGGAGAGGGAACAGTTTTTCCCATGTATTCTCAGGTTAAGGAGGCCTCACAGGGGAAAATCCTGCTGGACGTGACTACTTGCAAATCAGACAGCCCTTGTTTGATTTCTGTAGGCAATAAGGCATCCTATAGGTTTTCAATTTCTCTTGGGGAAGAGGCACTCAAAGTACATAGGATATTCTCCTCAGGGGCTGTTGGTAGCTTTTCCATAAGAACCCAGCTGCTAGGAGCACCTTACCTGATCTTTGTAAACCAGCGTGCTGGGACTTGACCGCGGTTTGTCTTTAAATGAGTACGAGGCCAGTTGCTTCTTTAACAAGTCCAAGAAGTCAGGAGGTGCGTACAGGGGAAGGTCATTTAGTACCAGATTGTTTCTTTGCACAAGAGGCGGTCTTTTCCTTCCTTCGTTTTTAAAATTGTAGGTTGCTATCACTGGATTTAATAGGGATTCTTCAATGAAAGTTTTCAAGTGGTAAGTGCCAGGGATAGGAGTATTCTGTGGAAAATTGACATCATTTTTCAGATCAGTGTGCAAACTGGTAATAGCTCCTAAAACACCATTCTTTGAAGGGTCACTCTCAAGAAGCATTACTTGCTGTTTTAaggtttaattaaattttatcaaatatagtAAACACTCCTGACAGAACCCTATTTCAAGAGAATCATGATCCTTTCCTTTCTGAGACAGTTGCTGAATGATAGCAAATGGGTTGCGGCCATAGTTGGAagttattaactttttaaaaagtaacttcagcggggcgcctgggtggctcagtgggttaagccgctgcctttggctcaggtcatgatctcggggtcctgggatcgagtcccgcatcgggctctctgctcagcaagaagcctgcttccctttctccctctctctctttgccttcctctccgtctacttgtgatctctctctctgtcaaataaataaataaaaatcttaaaaaaaaaaaaaaagtaacttcagAGATGTGAAACCTTGATACGCAGTTGGGCTATAAATGTCAGGTCTCTCTTGAGACCACTCAGGATAGTTtcttgactaaaaaaaaaaagttagcctaCTTCTGCTGGGTGGGTACTACAAGTTTCTCTCTAGCCCTCaaatgaaaagctgaaaaataagaacatgagACTGTGGAGGAGCTGGCAGAACATGTGGTTTCATCAGCCCAATAGGAGGTTTGGTACTTTCACAGCACAGCCGCAGTGTGGCTGCATGGCCGGAACTACAAGTTTAGTCCCTGCTGCTTTTGTGGCCACATTTCCACTTAGCACCTGGCTTGGTTCTACCAtcaaaatcagtttcatttcaaaAAAGTTTTGGCCCATGGGCCCCTCTCTTATGAAGGGTCTGGACAGGAAATACTTCTACAATATAGAAATGCTATCTCTTGAACAGGGGATCCTCTggtcttttttcttcatctattaccACCTAGCTTTCCTAAGTTGACCATCTTAACAGAACTTATCACAAACTCTATACCATATAAGataaaaactgaaactcagaCCCCTTTTATAGAATGGAGGCGTTTTCTTGTGTAAGCTCACCAAAGTCATAAACTAGATTGATCTTATCTAGATATCCTGTAAAGTACCTAGATTCCTGGAGTTGTTGTATTTTGTCCTGCATCCAAATTTTAAAGTTAGTTTCTCAGTCAGATGCTcatactaaaaattataaataggggggtgcctgggtgggtcagtcgttaagcaactgccttgggttcaggtcatgaggtcctgggatcgagccccggatcgagttccctcctcagtgggaagacttcttctccctttcccgctcccccagcttgtatcccttctctcactgtctctctccctgtcaaacaaataaataaatctttttaaaaaattaaataaataaaattataaataggaaATAAGGTCCACTGTTTTCTTACAATTGTTAGTGACTTAAAATTTAAGGctgaagagagagtcaattatcatatggtttcatttatttgcggagcataacaaatagcatggaggacaaggggagatggagaggagaagggagttgagggaaattggaaggggaggtgaaccatgagagactatggactctgaaaaacgatctgagaattttgaaggggtggggggtgggaggttgggggcaccaagtggtgggtattgtagagggcacggattgcatggagcactgggtgtggtgcaaaaataatgaatactgttatgctgaaaaaattaaaaaaaaattaaaaaaaaatttaaggctgATTAAAATATCAATGGAAATatgaatacaaagaataaaaacacacatactgTTAATGCTATTCTCCACCATCCTTCTCTTTCAACAGATGATGTCTTTCGTACTGGTTTctattaacaaacataaaatgtGCTTACTCATTTGAGAGGTGATCCATGGaagttaattataaatatattttataaaacatttgctTGAAGAAATCAATACCTGTGTCAAATTGGTCAgcctgaattaaaataaaactacataatgataaattttGCCTGTCACATTTCCTTAAGTTGCTATTTTATGACTTGAAGTGCTTCTAAGTTCCCATCTAAATTCCCtttggaaaaatgaaagtaataaacAGCCTCATCTCAAAAGACATGTCATAAGGAAAATTAGATGTGACAAAAAAATTTGGTGTTCTTAGGAAGGAAAGAGTCATGTAATTGACCAAAATTGTATCATAATAGATTTACGGTTAAGGTGATTGGGCTGGAAGTTCAAGGTGAAAGTGCATAGTCATCAAATTAATGTGATATTGGGATACAAATTCCCAGTGATACGGCAAATGTTGAAAACTGCCCTTTCCTGTTTTTATACACACTATCAAACATGTATAATACAAATATGATACAGCTAGTTCTCTCAGCTTGTCCAGCCAGATGTGACACTAAAGAGGCAGAATGACAGAGGAGCCAGATCACCTTGGGCTTGAACCTGAGCTCTGTCACTAACTAGGAGCACTAGGTAAGTTACTTAATTAACCCTTACAAGCCTCAACTCCCTCTTAGGAGTATAAAAATAAGGCATAAGAAGGTTGGCACGAGAATAAATCATAATACATTTAAAGACTTGGACCCAAACCCGCTGCTCAATAAATGGTTCCCTTTATTTTTAGCACCTCACCTGCCCAGTTAAAAAGCAGATGATTTTGGTATTGCTTAGTTTCCAAGGACGCTCTTGGTTTCCACCTTAGGTACCTTAtacctatttattattattccacATTTGTTTCAGCTTCACCACCAACAGAACACAGTTGtatagttttttccttttgtacTACTTTCACTAGGTAAAGTCATTAAAACAATGAATTGTACTTCCATTTATAATGCTTTTGttattactataaaatattattttgagcaGCAATGCATTAGAAATAATAATCAGTAAAACTGATataattcattcttcctttttagcAACTTATACCCACTCTACTTATGAGTACCTCTGGGCTTTAGTTTTACTATGAAATGTGcatttctcacaaaacaaaacaaaacccactgtTTCATACACAGTGCTAAGTCTGAATTTTTTCCTATATGTTCCCTTTATTAGATTTATGTTGAATCTTCTCTGTTGCACATTTACAGTCACAGAAATCAAACTTTCTCAGGCAGGTCAAGACAAGTCTCCCACCTCTACCGGGGACCAGGAAAATGaagtgggaagaagggagaagtaAACAGTACTTCTAAAGGAAGGTAATTGGCAggggctgttttgttttgcccAAGGCAAGCCATCTAAACTCCACCCACTCATCACTGCAAATTCATTTTAGGGCTGAAGCACTTTCCAAAAGATAGGCTAAACATCTCTTGcccaaacatatttaaaaactaagCGAAGGTAGTTTaaggtattttataaatactCAAATACCAGACAGGGCATAAACGTGTGCGTTTGCTACGTTAAAACCCATCCTCTgggcagagggggaaatgaaagcAGTTGTCCAGCGCAGTTGGTAGTAtgaagaagtaaagaaaatacagaaaataaagggTGAATGGAAGGATGAGgagagcaaggggagaggaaatAAAACCAAGTACACTCAGATAAAGATCAGGACCACTGGACTGCTGGGTAGgtagaggaaggcagggagaggtgcGAAGCAAACCAAGGGGCGCAAAGGCCCAGCGTTAGGAAGACGAGAGAGTTCGGCCACCGGAGctgagggcggggcgggggaggggatggggggcatGGCAGTCGGTAGTCGGGGCCGCGGGAAGTCCGTCTGTACCGTGGAGGTGACTCCCAAACTGCCAGGCGCCATGTCTTCCCTTAGAGAATTGGAGGTGATGGCGATGATTGGCTGATCCATTGAGGCCTCCTCCCTCCGTCAGCGTCTGGTTGCCAGGAGGCGCCTGGGGCCTTGGGCTCCCGAGCGTGCGCAGGGGACCTGCCAGCTTTGTGTCCGGTGGTGGAGAGGGGAGGCGGGCGAACCGAGGCCTCGCGCCCTGCCGCGTGCACAGGAAATCGCCTCCCGTCACGTACACGTGTGGTGAGGGAGGCGCAGCGGAGCCCTGGGTGGGTCGCTGCCACAAGGGAGGCTTATAAAAGACGGTTTGTGGGAGCCTGAGCGTACCACATTCCCCACGGGCCTT
The window above is part of the Lutra lutra chromosome 9, mLutLut1.2, whole genome shotgun sequence genome. Proteins encoded here:
- the STPG4 gene encoding protein STPG4 — its product is MDQPIIAITSNSLREDMAPGSLKPVRKTSSVEREGWWRIALTNTPIPGTYHLKTFIEESLLNPVIATYNFKNEGRKRPPLVQRNNLVLNDLPLYAPPDFLDLLKKQLASYSFKDKPRSSPSTLVYKDQSVKLSPGQYDLLPAPVPKHASRSFIFRSTVQRFPTGCFTPREGPGPGHYDLKIPPVNSITSCFQSKVPRFLPACSKTPGPGAYTSSVQFPKQPPTIAKMGRENSLFFNNTIGF